AATTAACCATCTTTGTTTCTGATTAGTTGGATGAATGCCAGtaaatttgtttgttcaaTTTGTTCAATATAGTTTGTCATTATGATATtctgttatttttcattttcaatttcaggTTTTGTCACGATTCACTACTACTCTAGTAGTAACCTTTATCAATTTCTATTTGCTGttactactactactactagACACACATACACATCAACATTATAATGAATTAATATTATGATGAATTTCTAGGTTCAGACAATTGTTGATGTAAAATTGTAATCTCTACTGGAACTGAATTATTGTGTAACTgagtttaaaaattattaaatggaACGTAACTGAAGGGATTGCTTTAATGTCATTTTATATTCTGCATGATCATTTTAGAAGCTAAGATGAATGCTCTGTAGGTCTGAGCTCCTTCACTCACATTGCAGTTGCCAGCTCTTTCTCATTTAGCTATTGCCAAAATTTGGTACAAATTAGTGCTGACCTAGATTAGCCAATAAGTGAAACTATCATCATCTCATCATCTAATATACCCAGTTGTTTTAGCGGTTCATGGCAGCAACATATGATATTAATATGGCAAGGTGACAGAGGCAACAAGTTGAACATTGCAACTACAGGTTAACTGTCCTTTTAGTTcccctttctcctttttctttctttatgttttctaTTTGATCTGAATCTATATTGATGTTTTACATGCTAGTGCCGCTTTATTCTGagtattttgtttctttcattggagatataaaatttttttgataaCACATCAGAGATATGATATTGGATCTTGTTTTTGAAACTGGATTCATGAAATAGATTATTCAGCcatattttacaaaaattagTATTTACATCCTCTGTAGGGCTGGTTTTCCTCCAGTCCCTTTACACCTATGATTTACAGtttgtattaaaatattttacccTTTCTCTTAACGCCCTTCCAGTCTTCCTAGGACACATAATTTATATGAGAAGGCTCGTGAATATAAAAGTAGCTCGTAACCTTTTTGGTTAAGGTAAATTCCCACATGACTTTAGGGCCTCTTCTTTTGTAATATAGCACGTGGCAACTGTCATGAGAAGGGTATTGCCTTTTGAAATATTCTTTGTCCAGGAGCAAGTATTGCCAGAGGGTCATAAGCAGATTTTCTCTGCACAAAAGCTTCCCAGCGTGGGCCAAAGTGGGCCTGCCATTCTTTCTTTGTAGTGTAATGGGGTAGATATTGCTTGACCCCAAGATGGGCTGTTTCACAGAATTCTAGAATTCTTTTGTTCTGAGTTAAGATGTGTTCTAATCCGTCAGTTCCAGTTGAAGAGGGAACAGCAGATGTAAGGAATGCCACTAAGTAGAAAATATGTTCCTCCGGTATAACTACGGAAGTTCTGTTGTCCCACCTGAAATGAGAATTAATAGATCAATCGTAAGACAAGCAATAGAGACTTTTGGAGATAATGACACATTTGTTTTAACTGTTACTTTGATCTGTTGACTGGATAGATGAGGATGGGGCCGTTGCTTGTTGCTGTAAGGATACTGCCAAAGACTTCTTCAGCAAAAGTGTGAATTTTGCTTTTTGGGATTAGAAGATTGAGCCATGGGTGTGGAACGTCCCACAAATCTTTTGATCGTAATTTGATCTCAGACACATGTACCCTGTCCAAGAAATCTATGTATGCAACTTCTGACATGAATAGCGTTGAACGGATATAGCTTAACCGAGACAAGAAGTTCTCAACTTCCTACATGCCAGAAAGAAATGTATGAGTGCGATGTTAGTTATATAGttactcatatatatatatatatatatatatacaaatataacAACAATTTTCTTGTGAATTTAGGCATTTTAAAGTACTAGGCTTCTGGTGGGCCATTGCAAGCCTCACCTCATTTATTAAGTCAGTCTTGTCCAGGTTGAAGTATTTGGCCAATTCTAGGCAGAAGAGGGTTCTTCCATCTGACTTGAACTGGCTGGCCTGAACCGGGTCCTTTGAATTGAAGGATGATCTCCAGTTGTTTAGCAGACCGGTCCggtttattatcacaaaacccTCAACGTAGTCAAATGTATTTTCTGAAGATATTAGATGCTCCTGATCTTGGGTAAAGGCCGCAAAATCTGAATACAGGACTCTAATCCATTTTACCTGTTCAAAATGGAGAATTGGGTTAGCAACTGGCACTTTCTACTCCACCTGGAAGCTTAACTTTTGACACATTAGCCTCAATGATGTATAGTTTTTACCCGTGCAGGTGCTGCTTCCAACGATATTCTCGCCCGGGTTATGAT
Above is a window of Prunus persica cultivar Lovell chromosome G2, Prunus_persica_NCBIv2, whole genome shotgun sequence DNA encoding:
- the LOC18784595 gene encoding cytokinin dehydrogenase 6; protein product: MRYPPVYFLKQMNTFIIKGFMILFVSCVTIKLNLCSPNTPSLNTLPLNGHFNFHEVHHAARDFGNRYQFLPMAVLHPKTVSDIATTIKHIWDMGPHSELTVAARGHGHSLQGQAQTQRGVVINMESLEGPEIQVYTGSSPYVDVSGGELWINILHESLKYGLAPKSWTDYLHLTIGGTLSNAGISGQAFRHGPQISNVHQLEVVTGKGEVINCSEEQNEDLFHSVLGGLGQFGIITRARISLEAAPARVKWIRVLYSDFAAFTQDQEHLISSENTFDYVEGFVIINRTGLLNNWRSSFNSKDPVQASQFKSDGRTLFCLELAKYFNLDKTDLINEEVENFLSRLSYIRSTLFMSEVAYIDFLDRVHVSEIKLRSKDLWDVPHPWLNLLIPKSKIHTFAEEVFGSILTATSNGPILIYPVNRSKWDNRTSVVIPEEHIFYLVAFLTSAVPSSTGTDGLEHILTQNKRILEFCETAHLGVKQYLPHYTTKKEWQAHFGPRWEAFVQRKSAYDPLAILAPGQRIFQKAIPFS